In the Osmerus eperlanus unplaced genomic scaffold, fOsmEpe2.1 SCAFFOLD_482, whole genome shotgun sequence genome, ggagagaaagagagagggagagggggaagggagagagagagacagatggggagaaagacagatggggagagagagggagggggagagggagatggagagagagagagggagagaggggaagagagagtgggCTAGGGACCAGCTCCAGAAGAAAGGTTTAGGAAGATAGAAAGATgaaaggaaagtgtgtgtgtctgagagtgtgtgtgtgtgtggacggcaACAAATCCAGTCAACGTAAGGCAAATCTCTGTGTGTACGGGCAGTAGTCTACACACAGTCTGAactcctgatgtgtgtgtgtgtgtgtctccactcaTGCAGTCACACAGCGCTAAGTCCAAACTTGCGATGCGATCAACCCGGGGCTCCAtcagttcttcttcttcttcacgcCGTTGAGCAGGTTGAGGCCAGGCTTGCCGTTGGCGGCCCCGCCGCCGGTCACGGACACgcctggctgctgcagcacctTGTTCAGGGTGGTCTTCTTTATGGCTGCAGGGGAGATGCGCTCCTGGTCCGCTAGGAACTGGAgctccctggaggaggaggagagagggagggagagagagagcgagagagagcgagagagagcgagagagagcgagagagagcgagagagagcgagagagagagagagagagagagagagagagagagagagagagagagagagagagagagagagagagagagagagagagagagagagagagagagagagagagagagaggagggagggagggagggagggagggagaggagggagggagagggagagagggagaggagggagggagggagagggagagagggagagagggagagaagggagggagggagggagggagagaagggagggaaggcgGCAGGAGGTAGGAAGGGTtggagggagaagatggaggagggggtggggttgaTGAGGGGGTTGGAAAGCAGTtggggaaggaggaggcagGTTAGCATGGGAAGTGTGTTAAGTGTccaaacgtgtgtgtgcatgtgtacctgtgtgtgtgtgtgtttgtgtgtacctgtgtgtgcatgtgtacctgtgtgtgtgtgtgtgtgtgtgtgtgtgagcgtgctcaCCGCGTGCGTATGCAGGAGGCCTCCACGGCGTTGATGAGCAGGGAGCGGAACCCTCCGCTCTCCAGGAAGTGCAGCGCGTGGATGGTGGCGCCCCCTGGAGAGCACACGTTGTCCTTCAGCTGGCCTGGGTGCTGCTCCGAGTCCAGCAGCATCTTAGCTGCTccctgggggggaaggggggggggggggggggtggaagtagGAAGGAAATATATATTAGTTGGTGTGTTAGTCAacgtgtgcgtgtatatgtgtgtctacAATACTGACCAGTAGAGCTTGGGCTCCAAGCCGAACAGCCAGTCTCCTTGGCAACCCCATCTTCACGCCTCCATCTGCCAGGGCTTCCAGCGCTGTGaaggcctgaacacacacacacacacacacacacacttcctttaagCAATGATGGAGGTTGTCAATTGAACAGTAAACATGCCTCATAGCACTTTTTGTGTGGTTCAACGCActagtgagcctgtgtgtgtgtgtgtgagtgaccgtgtgtgtgtgaccctgtgtgtgtgtgtgaccgtgtgtgtgtgtggcgtacgtgtgtgtgaccctgtgtgtgtgtggcgtgtgtgtgtgtgtgtgtgtgagtgaccgtgtgtgtgtgtgcgcgtgtgaccgTGTGTCTCACGTATGCGGGCCCGCTGCCGCTGAGGCCGGTGACGGCGTCGATgaggtcctcctccacctcagtaCAGAACCCCACGCTGCTCATCAGCTGCTCCAGTAGCCTCCCATCCTCCAGCtagggggggaggagtgatAGGAGATAGGTAAACAGGAGCCAGATTAGTTATTGGCACTTTCATTTGTCTATCAATCCTTTTTTACActccttttccttccttccttccttccttccctccctccctcccctcccctcacctcggcGTGTGTCCCGGTGGCGTAGACGGtggccccctccctcaccaccaCAGGGGTGTTGGTCATGCACCTCACCACCTTGGGGGCCGGCCGGTACTGCAGCAGCTTCTGTACAACAGAGGAAAGGCAGTGGAGTCAGTATACAGAGGCAGAGTAGAGTCAGAGGACAGAGTCAGTGTAGAGTCAGAGGCCAGAGTCAGTGTAGAGTCAGAAGCCAGAGTCAGAGGCCAGAGTCAGAGGCCAGAGTCAGAGGCCAGAGTCAGAGGCCAGAGTCAGAGGCCAGAGTCAGAGGCCAGAGTCAGAGGCCAGAGTCAGAGGCCAGAGTCAGAGGCCAGAGTCAGAGCAGACCTTCTCTATGGAGCTGATGGTGACGCCGGCGGCGCAGGACACGATGAGGTGGCGGTCCTCGATGTCGGGGCCGATCTCGTCCAGGACGAAGGGGATGATGTGAGGCTTGACCGCCAGGAACAGCACGTCGCTCCTGTTCACCGCCTCCTTGTTGCTGGTGGTCAGGTTCACCCCCATTTTCTAGAAGGGAGGCGGAGACTGGAGGTTGGAGACAGAACTCTCAAGTTCTCAACGGTTCGGaacttgcacgcacgcacacacgcacgcggcTCCGGGGTCTGGCCTGGTGTGTTTACCTACCCTGAGACCAGAGACAGTGGGCAGGTCGGTGTCTGGGGAGCTGGCTGTTATCCTCTGGGTGGCTATTActcctggtggggggggggggggtggggggggaggagagaggggggaggtgagagggggaaggagaggagaggagagaggggggagaagagaagagaggggggaggtggaaagGGGAGGGTTAGATATACGATGTAGGGCATGGAAAGTGAAGTCAACaagaagaaagagtgagagacagagagatagagtttGAGCATACTTCATGTCCAAGTTCTCAAGTTtaaacaaacgcacacaatcataaacacacatacgaGATATGACTAGCTGACAATCCTGCCTTGAGTGACATTACAGTGTCACTGTGGTATGACGTGGCTCATGTCACCGAGTCTCTTAAACGGTCAAGGTGAACCGGTTTCTTACCGGCAGCAGCGAAGCCTTTAACCAGAGCGTGAGCCAGCTGGCCAGCTCCAATGAAACCGACGCTCATCTTTCAGGTGACGCGGGTCGTTTCCCTGCAAATCACAGAATATGGTCTATTAACGTTAAAACAATATGCATAGTAGGGTGACAAACAGGACATCGCTAGGCTAATGCTAAGGTCAGCTACATCTATTTGTAGCAAGTTACATTATTGGCAAGCTAACGTATCACACTATTTTGTCTATTGTCTCTGCTCTTTAGCTAGTGAGCTAACAATAGATAGCTTCTCTTGCCATAGGAACAAGAATGAAATATGCAACTGCGCTCCTTAAGTCAGGTCTCACATTGGCGCTCTAACTTGCCTTAGACTTCTAGAAAAATCCCTGCGGCGACAGGTGTAACCACGACCCGTTTCCCCGGTTTTAGGATGACACGAAATACTACTTTTTCGTGTCAACGTGGCTTCCCCTTTAGTGAACGCCCACGTGTTCCCCCTATTAGGACGTGTGTGCGGATGGACCAATGAGCGGACACACAGTCGTCCCTCGTGACCAATCAGCATCCAGATATGACTTTTAGGCGGGTTTTGAAGATCCTCACGCCCTATTGTAAAAAGGGGAGCCTTCGGCGTGATAATGTAGGTCTGGTCCAATGCACTTGTACCTCTGTTACGCCCCCGCCAATGGCTCGGGAGATGAGGAGCACGCAACTGCCCAAGGCCGCACAGCGGTGAAGGAAGCAGGAGGGTAGCGACAATAAAAGTGTTTGCCACAACCAAAAATGCCGTTCACACGGTTTtaataagtacacacacacaaaacaacaatgggggagggagaacaaACGGCAAAGGGGCAGGAGTAGGGCAGTGCCAGCGGTCTgtcaaatcaaagaaatacaAAAGGGCCCTAAGCTTCCCTACCCCTCTACTCCTGCCTGACACCAACTAAACTACAACTTACCTCACTGCTACAATACACAGGGTGACAGCCGCTTCTAACCTGGTGTATTTAACAGAGTTAACTACGGGTGAATGTAAACCCCAGGGTGTCTTACCTAGCCCTACTCCACAGACGTCTAGGTGGGACCAGAATACAAGTAACAAACAAAGCTTTTACGGTTCTCTCAATAATATTCACTATACAATACTCAATAGTCAATATAACTCAATATAGAAAGCTTGCACTTTTTGCTCAAACAAAGTTACCAACCCACATAACACAAACTGACACTTAAATACAGTGTGATGAGCTCCTCTGATTGGATAACGAGGAGCCTTGTTGGACACGCTCACGTCATCAGACAGAAACGCACCACACCTGAGCGCGCtaccagacagggagagagagagagaccgtaaCAACCTCACAAATCTAGGTTATGTTTATTTTGGGAGAATCAGTCAACAAAAAAACGCCCCCTCTTTTCAAATGAGACCATAATGGATTTAAAGTTCCCTCCTTTCTAATAGCAACATGGTCACAGTCACATAATAGTTACCTGACAGTTGTACCAACATTAAAAGTTGCTGAATGTTGAGTTGTGTATTGAATGACAGACAAGCTAGCATGAACTCAGATAGACACAATTGCGGTatgtaggcagacagacaggcagatatcACATAATCCCTGCAACGAGACTGACAGTTGGATGTACAGAAAGACTCTTTACTGACCCCtggaggtagacacacacacacgcgcacataaCTGTTGAATTCCATTGGTGCTCATTCCACatgtcagaatgtcagagcagagGAATGTCTCATAGCCAGCATGACTCGCCGACTCAGTCAAGAGATTCTCAACAACACGAGAAGTAACATTCTGGGAACATTCACACAACTGTCAGAACAGAagtgtgtcagtctgtgtgttcGTTAGCGGTCTCTGTTCATCAAATAGAGATAATAATCTGTTTAATCCAAATTACTTAATTGTTCTTTATGAAACAACTCGAATACAACTCAGttaaacacaacaacacacatacacacacacacacacagtgtagccTATTGATGAATAAAAGTGTTGCATCCGCAAAACATTGTCTTGTCAGATAAATGACAGTTCCTCCAACAATGAATTTGAATGTGAACTAATTAATGAGGATGAGTCATTCTGTAAATTACACACCGCtttactttttatttattttatttacaagATTTACACACAAGGAAATTAACAGAAACCACAGGGACCATTAAATCAAATTCAGTCACACTAgagaaatacataaatgtaaaaaaagaagaagaaaaaaaaagacatgaaTAACACATCGCTGGTCCTATCTGAGGGCATTAGGCTGATGTGACAGACTTGCAAATCAGGTAAGGTTTCCCAATTCCACACAGGCCCGATTCACAAAACAAAtcgcaggaagtgaagtcaacttcctgtctccccaggTAGTTCTTGTCTATTTAATTTGACAGCTACCAAAATTAGACTAATCCttgcactgtctgtctgtccctccctaGTGAGGCTTACTACATAGCCAGCAAACCTCCACATCTATATATACACCTCATCACCACCGGGTTGCGTTCCTCAGAGACCAGCTGTTCCTCTCCTGTTAGAGGGGGCCCTGTTAGAGGGGGCCCTGAGATAGCCCCTGACACCCCAGTCAGCTGGCCCCCAAGGAagggccccccctggcccctggGAAACATAGACCCCTGCAGGAACCTGGTGATAACTGGtagcctaaacacacacacacatattctgtcAAGGTGGAGACGCCCATCCCCCTCTATACCCAACGCCCTTACCCtctacccctgcccctctctactcccaccccccctggccccaccgccctcaccctccaccgcAAGTTCGAAACAGGGGTTTTATGGTCCTGGTAAAAAATTGATCGAACTTGAAGGACATTTTCAGACAGAAAGTGACAGTTGGATGGATGTTATTTTTGCCAAGGAACTGTGAATATAAGTGAGTGTGTGGCAAAACCAttaaaactgttttttttgtccGTTAAAACCTAATCTTGAACTAACGGTAAAAACTTCTGCTTTGTTATTATCATCCTCAGTTCTGTCTCTGCTTGTTTCTCTCACACAAGTCAATTTGCCACTGACTGACTTCTTACCGCTATCtatcaccgtgtgtgtgtgtgccaggccgTGACAACACTCAAATCACTCTCtttttgaaaaaagaaaaaccttCTTGAGAGATTTATTAAAAATACCCAGAGTACATGCCTCAGTCttctgtggggggaggggggagggaggggagcggggtgtagggagggcggggggtgccTAGGCGAACCGTGGAAGCCGATCTGTGTCGCTCTGATTAGGCTGCAGTGTCTGGCCAGGGAGAGAAGTGCATCGGTAATtccactgacagacagacaattcCACTCCGAGGCGTTCATCTGTCTCTCCTATGCCGAATATTAAAGAGAAAATGCTCAGAtagggaggagaaaagggaggactggaggcatACAAGGTACTCTGTGAACTGTACATCATCCTCACCCCATCCTCGCTGCCCCTCAACGCGCAGAGAAATTGCGCGGTGGCCGCCAGATTAAAATGTACTATACAATAACAGGACAACGGGGTCGTGACAGCCATAAACTACTTTTCATTCAGACGTTAACTGTGCGTTAACACAGTTACAACTTCCCCCGGGTTGTGTCCTCGCAAGTAATGAAATGAACATGCGCATGCCTGGTGCGCCGCGGGCATTAGGAAAGCGAGTTTGCGCGCTGTCTACAGGTCTGTCTGCACGCTCCTGGAATACCAACAGTTTTTTCGTCTCATATCGAGAGAGATCGAGCTACAGTCTCGATATGTTTACTGACTGAGTGTTATGACTACTTTTCGTCATGTAAAACTGACATCCAGATTGTTACGTTGCTGTTTTAAAGGTTCCTTAATTACTTACATCAATGACAATTTGTTTTCAGACAGTCCTTAATAGCACAATAATTGTTATTGGTGTGGTTCTTGACCGTCACGCTAATTTAGACACAGCCCACGCGCCGCTACACTTCAGTGACGGTCTTGAAAAGGACCAGTATTCTCTGATAAACCAAAACCTGACAGCTTAatgtattctttctttctttcttttttctttatctctctctctctctctctctctctctctctctctctctctctctctctctctctctctcacacacacacagtctctctctatcatactctctcacacacacactctctctcacacacacacacacacacacacacacacacacacaatctatctctctcgctctcacacacacactctcacacacacaaacacacactctctctctctctctctctctctctctctctctctctctctctctctctctctctcacacacacacacacacacaatcactctctcacacacactctcacacacaaacacacacgcactcacgccCGATGACGAGTGCTGCGAGAGGGAGCAGATATAGACTTCCAGTCGGCAGGCAGGGTGACGTCACAGATGTGTTTCCTGGAGCCGCGGCAGATTGATCCTGACAAGAAGCCAGTCCTCATCTGTCCACCTCCGCCGCCGCGAGCAGGAGAGTCAACATCGGAGGGCTGTGATGGACGCTTGTCTCAGCTGTTCACTGGGACCAGGAcacagtggagggggggagtgtgtgtgagagacaagatgtgtgagagggggtgtttgtgtgtgtaagtgtgtgtgtgtgtgtgagagagagtgtgttttgtgtgtgtgtgtgagagggtctgtgtttgagagagtgtgtgtgtgtgtgtgagagagagtgtgttttgtgtgtgtgtgtaagagggtctgtgtttgagagagtgtgtgtgtgtgtagatgatgtAGGaggtagtcacacacacatacaacactccCTCAGGTCTACAATATATTCAGTGAATCAGAAAACACACAGTTTGGTCAGTCTGGTGTGTTCTGCGTGACGAACAGCAAAAAGCCTTCTTATATTTAACACTAGATGGCGCTATTTATGACAGTATACGTCTTTTTAGGATGGAATCCCACAGGCTCACATAGCAGGTGCAACTTCtctcctgaccacacacacacacacacacacacacacacgcacacacacacacacacacacacacacacacacacacaaacacacacacacactgttcactcctccacatccctccatcaAAGAGTGAATAAAAAGTATTCAGGCGAGAGgctgagaaggtgtgtgtgcgtgtgtatgtgtgtctgtgtgtgtgcgtctgcgtgtgtgtgcatctgtgtgtgtgtgcgtgtgtgtgagagggagagaaagagttggaTAGGGAATGTCCAGAGCTGCCAGAAATACCAGAATAACCCAGGAATCTGTAATGAGCTCCAACCAGCTGGCATCCAGAGaggccactctctcctcccatctaccCCAgtcagagtgggggggggggggggtgggggtggagggtgaggatggtgggggtggtaGTCTGGAGCTCTGGAACTGGAAGAAGAGTCAGCTCTtaactctgtgagaatgtgtgagaatgtgtgtgtgcgtgtgtgtggagggtgggtcaggggtgatgggtgtgtgtgggttcataGGGATCTAGCAGAAGATGCCAGAGCTGCCTGTTTGGGGCGTGGCTggctagtcacacacacacacacacacttgtatttCCCCAGACAGACCCCAGGAGGGGTCAGATTGTGGGGTAGAGTGTCAGAGTCCGGGGTTGGCCTGCTGATGCATGCTCCCTCAGCTGGGACTACTCAGACATGCTGCACATGCCATACCCTGGAACAACACTGCAGTCAACCCACACTGGCTATTTATTCATGCCCCCTGAAATGAgactacacacacgtacacgacCACCTAAAGGCAGATCACATGCTTCTGTTGATACTCCATTTCTGTCCTGTTGCGTTGGAGTGTGTTGTTACAGAGTTCTGTTCAACTCTTGTTCTCTGCATATCAGTTCCATTCTCCTTCATTCCGTCCCTTAGAATTCCTTTTCAGTCTCTTCTGTCATCAGACATTCCGTTTCAATCTTCCGTTCCGTTCCATTCTATTCTATTGTTTTCTATTCCATTCCGTTCCGTTCCCAGGCGGTCTGGCTCTAGACGCGGGGTGAGTGCGTGAGCATGAGGTGTGTCCTCTGAGAGTAGGCGAGGTCAGTCAGGTAGAGCAGCAGGTTGACGTAGCTAAACGCCGCCACCACCACCTGGCTGTCCCAGGCACAGCGGCCCCGCGGGCACCACGCCGGCCGCTCCGGAGAACCGTACTTCCTGTCGAAGCAGAACACCGCCCACACCACGGAGGCGCTGAGGTAGAGCAGGACGGCCAGGAGGGTGTAGGCCACCACCAGACGCTCGAACGGCAGGCAGCGCACAGCGCCGGTACGGCCGGACACGGTGAGGACCACCACCAGCGTGGTGAGGGCGAAGCAGGCGGCGTACACGGCCACACAGTAAACGGTGGCGGCGTGGCGGGAGTACTCGCTGCCGTTGGCGAGGGCGCCGAAGATGATGCACGCCACGAAGCCCTGGaccacctggagagaggagggagggttagagacagcctctctctctgtctcacacacacacatgcaacctctcacacacatacaacctctctctctcacacacacgcacgcacacacacacacacacacacacacacaaacacacacacacacacacacacacaacctctctctctctctcacacagacacacatacaacctctcacacacacacacacacctctcacacacacacacacaccttgagcaGGCCGGAGACCGTGGCCATGTATCCCACCACGGTGTGTCCGGGCCGGGCTCTGGACAGAACCACCTCGGCACCGTACGCCAGCGTCCCGGCGATGGAGCAGGTCGTCACGGCGATGCGGAAGTCCCGGACCTCGCAGCCGGCGTATGGGCACTCGGAGCGGACAAAGAACACAGGGTACACCACCGAGGCTGTCCCatacctgggggagggagggaggggggggagaggtggggagaggtgggggggagggagggagggggagaggtgggggggagggagggagggggagaggtgggggggagggaggggtggaggtggggtgggtgaATAACCAATCAGACCTGGATTTCCTTTTCCCTTTAAATGATAACAAGAATTTGTTAACATGAATAAAGTTAGACAGTACTTGACTAGTACTAGAACACAGTACTAACAGTACACAGAGGTGCACTTAGAGGGACGGCGCGCGCACTCACATGAGTGTTGCCAGGGCAGCGAAGGCGACTGTCAGGTTGTCCCAAGAGACGGGCAGGCAGGTGTGCAGCCGCGTGGCGTCCAGGAAGAACACCAGTGTTGTCACGGCGAAGCAGAAGCACCACACCGCCATGCAGAACACGCCGTACGAGCCGCTGTAGCCGGCGCTGTGCGTCACCATGGCGACCACGGCGCAGCCCAGGGCGAGCTGAGAGAGACGGGCGGCTccgagaggggagcagagcgcCCCCTTGTTGAGGTGGGGGCCGCTGTGCGGGGTcatggctgggagggggggtcaggggtcagaagctgagagggcaagagagggtACAGGTGTAGCTGTAGTCTTTCCTGAATCTGTGTTTCCTGAATGTGGGATTTGTAGTCCGTTTTCTGTAGTCCTGTGAGCCAAGATGGATGCTGACGCTGTTCTGTGTTGACACCgagccctcactctctctcagtcaCTCTGGGCTCCACTTCCACATCCCATAATGCTGTTGTAGGAGTGGGTTTCCCGCTTGCGTGTGTGAGACTgggaaaacacagacaagacacaaCAATTTGGAGGCACAAATCTCTAACTCCCTTCCCAGCAGCAGCTGATGTTCCCTAGGAATGCTCTCTGTATCTTAGCTTATTAAATCATATTGTAGTTCTATATTTCAGCTACAGGTCATATTGTAGTTCTGTATTCTACCTACAGGTCATATTGCAGTTCTGTATCCTAGTTACAGGTCATATTGTAGTTCTGTATCCTAGCTACAGGTCATATTGTAGTTCTGCATCCTAGTTACAGGTCATATTGTCATTCTGTATTCTAGTTACAGGTCATATTGTAGTTCTGTATCCTAGCTACAGGTCATATTGTAGTTCGGCATCCTAGTTACAGGTCATATTGTCGTTCTGTATCCTAGTTACACGTCACATTGTAGTTCTGTATCCTAGTTACAGGTCACATTGTAGTTCTGTATCCTAGTTACACGTCACATTGTAGTTCTGTATCCTTGTTACAGGTCATATTGTAGTTCTGTATCCTAGTTACAGGTCATATTGTAGTTCTGTATCCTAGTTACACGTCACATTGTAGTTCTGTATCCTAGTTACAGGTCATATTGTAGTTCTGTATCCTAGTTACAGGTCATATTGTAGTTCTGTATCCGAGCTACATACGTTGTACATacgtgtctgtctctccagcagccGGTGTCCTCTCCTTCCACGTGTTGGAGCGTTACCTTGGAGTTAAATTCCAGAGCACATGGACTCGTCCCCTCTCACGTGTCCCGTCACTCTGATCGAACTGTGGCCAAGGGAGCTCCGTTACGAAGCAGCGTGCAGACAGAGACGTGTGTTTCGGTTGTGGTGTTTTGGTTGTGGTGTTTCGTGATTGGGAAAACGTCCATTAACGTTGATACACATCTGTTAACATCCATGGTTATTTGTTGATAATCTTCATGTGTACAGCTCGGTCGTGGAGCATTTGAGTCCCAAAcgagaggtcccaggttcaaatccctttggataaaagtttCTGAGAACAGGAAGAAGAGTTACTGGTATCCCTTAGTGTCGGTCATTGGTCCAGGTATGGCTGGTGAGGTCCAGAGAGGGTCCAGTCCTGCTCTGGTGTTAGTGAAGATGTGTTCTGACTGGCTGTGCTGCTGTACCacactgagtcacacacacatgtgcgtgtgtgtgcgtgtcagcgtTCCCAGACTCTCTGCCATGTGGCCCGGAGGATCCGAGTCCTCAAATGTCACCACACACtctttgtctttcctctctcagAAAAAATGAAAGTTATTTAGATCCCAGGGTTGGGCCATTCGCTGGGTGTgagggaagagtgtgtgtgagtgtgtgtgtgcatacctcTCCTTGTTTGAGTGAGAAAGGGGGGTTAAGAATGCAGGCCAGTTCCAGACCTGGATGAATGAGATGACAAAACAGACGCTAAATATAGAGATGGAAGTTCTACAAAAAACATGTGGAGGTACACCAGGGCCATCTGGATTGATGGCCTGACGGCTAAATTTCTTTTATTTTAAGCATCTCTTTTTATTCTACATCAGCAGTAGTAAAATTAAATAGATAAAAAGCACAAACAAAATAAAGCTGAAAAAGCTGATTTGCTCTCAATATTGTAGGCTACGTTATGGAACATCATGCACCAGTGCTTCCTTCGTCAGTACAGGCCAGGGACGaacatttgttttcaaatgtggttgggacaggtttaaaaaaaaaaacttttattcttttactgagGGTGGGGCCGTTAAATATAATATGCTTAATAAAAAGTGTGTGGTGTCGGTGGGGGAGACAGTTTTCAAAAGGTGAAACACACGCGAAACCTACGCCCCTGGTACGGGCACTTCGTCGACTGCGCTGTGGCCAGCTACTTACCGCCATCTAGTGGTGATGTCGGGAAACACCACATCAGATGTACGGAGATCTACATTATCTGGCTGTCACCGAACTACAAGACGTCTACCGCAGGTGGTACTACCGgtacactaccccccccccccccctgtttaaGCAACACAGCATCAAACACAAAGTTTACCAGTTCTTAGAATAGTCATTTCATTCCTGTAAACTTGTCAAGAAGAAAATCATTCAGCACACAACCAATTGATTTTGGCAATTGAAACATTCTTTGTTtaccaaatgtatttatttatttcatgggtaTCATTCATTCTTTGGAAAAAAACTAGTGATTCTGCTTACAGCCTATCTTGGttggaacatgtgtgtgtgtgtgtatgtggtatcTATAGAGGATGTTTGTGTATTtagaagctgtgtgtgtctgtgtgtgtgtggtatggttcTATCGGGTATGAGTAAGGGAGTCCattctgttctgtgtgtcccGGGTGAGGCACCGTAGGTGTCGTACTCAGGTGACAGGAAGTGTCCTCACTTCTTACCTGGCAACACACATGACACAACATGGGTTTCTCACAAATACTGGCATCAGATACtgttgtttacacacacacagacatacacacgcacacacaggcagacacgcacacacacaggcagacac is a window encoding:
- the LOC134016097 gene encoding pyrroline-5-carboxylate reductase 1, mitochondrial-like, coding for MSVGFIGAGQLAHALVKGFAAAGVIATQRITASSPDTDLPTVSGLRKMGVNLTTSNKEAVNRSDVLFLAVKPHIIPFVLDEIGPDIEDRHLIVSCAAGVTISSIEKKLLQYRPAPKVVRCMTNTPVVVREGATVYATGTHAELEDGRLLEQLMSSVGFCTEVEEDLIDAVTGLSGSGPAYAFTALEALADGGVKMGLPRRLAVRLGAQALLGAAKMLLDSEQHPGQLKDNVCSPGGATIHALHFLESGGFRSLLINAVEASCIRTRELQFLADQERISPAAIKKTTLNKVLQQPGVSVTGGGAANGKPGLNLLNGVKKKKN
- the LOC134016098 gene encoding myeloid-associated differentiation marker-like protein 2 → MTPHSGPHLNKGALCSPLGAARLSQLALGCAVVAMVTHSAGYSGSYGVFCMAVWCFCFAVTTLVFFLDATRLHTCLPVSWDNLTVAFAALATLMYGTASVVYPVFFVRSECPYAGCEVRDFRIAVTTCSIAGTLAYGAEVVLSRARPGHTVVGYMATVSGLLKVVQGFVACIIFGALANGSEYSRHAATVYCVAVYAACFALTTLVVVLTVSGRTGAVRCLPFERLVVAYTLLAVLLYLSASVVWAVFCFDRKYGSPERPAWCPRGRCAWDSQVVVAAFSYVNLLLYLTDLAYSQRTHLMLTHSPRV